In the Perca flavescens isolate YP-PL-M2 chromosome 20, PFLA_1.0, whole genome shotgun sequence genome, one interval contains:
- the pcnx4 gene encoding pecanex-like protein 4, giving the protein MVRMGPDVPLLNEYKQEFFWKRFPQTVLGGPRFKLGYCAPPYVYVNQAVLFLTPWLFGGIGTLLCQLQLLQELHATVLSGMLMFGAAAGVQGLALYAAHRSGTVEILGGPNILVDEEEVEFNHCVSPETVRFIAPGKRFGLNVVLHTILAGVLCGFGTWYLFLGRLTALYGSIGVSLVVFVLSWVTLCIAEYSLIVNTATETATFQAQDTYEITPLTRPLYIFIFIAVDLAERFSGPVPELQLASQVLHVLFLFLPLLWALGILPPLDALLLWGMEQALVFGLGGSPMSSNLRLLLMFGISAGVAVCNYFIPSTLGVVLFSISTGFLLSLDLSQVGTLCRGPRAAFGGRGFRRGGSPPPPPSNFGWNLGCRELLLYLSLFLVAVAEAGLLHHFLGLTQSQSLVTGPQAPVSYLLLVLFCLCWALREIQGAYVFGGVFLNPLYPKGMSSVQTFKQRNRGLYIAAAIRRVLLYLVSPFAMIAFLSMDKSLQLLHRASLSVGFTRAFRVVWQNSEDALLQMVVVVLVQLAAGNKMLPGWDNLGTGVQLLLVGLLIDRLTQFLAKLKFTLTVLVTSWTEKKQRRQSAGTLLALNASLCPLLLVVVTLSALLSAPLLPLFTLPIFLVGFPRPQRSWPGPVGTACPCPDSIFYQQMSGSLATALRTAFARGSLGSLAPGSHFLGRFQDRMVWIMILERGYGYCTVNIKGLELQETSCHTVEARRVDEVFEAAFECPERLGFTQGFNLHWGNALTPCAALAVQVYSDARNVLSGIIDSHDNLRKLQDDFLKALIWLLLRYCVQKHKGFLWSSEEGPGVGGRKSQSSQLAQTTCNQLPEAVIVESNVSSLRFRQDSSSLTSFGDWSDEDDLFGPQPARRTVALVTAEAQPGHAVLQTGASLPGSVEMDSLFENMALSALQPLQPLGLGIGMPAVDKGCIPEVFRESAGALPQLNFSCPQSEVFNLPTGWRTAPLLPSRLLQLRPLFPEDWFRFTLGQFGPAVQGETSEDMTKALKEDEALKELHAQVALSCLISLGAESAFTSPSYVYRLYCGDIPWTEGLDWLSSSKELYHLALRAFRFSFKLLFDQASLGPMESPEELFSTLEEYERDWYIGLVTEKGWHDSVLQEKPFLFSLGHDLAMGTYTGRVLSLQEQLVQVGRLNGEGVRGQWANLSWELLYATNDDEERYSIQAHPFMLRNLTVQAADPPLGYPIYSSAPLHFPCL; this is encoded by the exons ATGGTCAGAATGGGGCCAGATGTGCCCCTTCTTAATGAGTACAAGCAGGAGTTCTTCTGGAAGCGCTTCCCTCAGACAGTGTTGGGGGGTCCACGCTTCAAGTTGGGCTATTGTGCTCCACCATATGTGTATGTCAATCAGGCTGTCTTGTTCTTGACACCATGGCTTTTTGGGGGCATTGGTACTCTGCTCTGCCAGCTGCAGCTGCTTCAGGAGCTCCATGCCACAGTGCTCTCTGGTATGCTTATGTTCGGGGCTGCAGCGGGTGTCCAGGGCCTGGCACTGTATGCTGCTCACAGGAGTGGCACAGTGGAGATACTAGGTGGGCCCAACATCCTGGTTGATGAAGAGGAAGTGGAATTCAACCACTGTGTCAGCCCAGAGACAGTCCGATTTATTGCCCCAGGGAAGAGGTTTGGACTCAATGTGGTGCTGCATACAATACTTGCTGGGGTGCTCTGTGGCTTTGGGACATGGTATTTGTTCCTTGGCAGACTGACTGCTCTCTATGGCAGCATTGGAGTTTCCCTGGTCGTCTTTGTCCTGAGTTGGGTGACACTATGTATAGCTGAGTATTCCCTCATCGTAAATACAGCCACAGAGACAGCCACTTTCCAGGCACAGGACACTTATGAAATCACCCCACTCACCCGGCCCctctacatttttattttcattgctgTGGACTTGGCTGAAAG GTTCTCAGGCCCTGTCCCTGAGCTCCAACTGGCCAGTCAGGTTCTCCATGTGCTGTTCCTCTTCCTACCTCTGCTGTGGGCGCTAGGTATACTGCCTCCCCTGGATGCCCTGCTCCTCTGGGGCATGGAGCAGGCCCTCGTGTTTGGCTTAGGAGGCTCACCCATGTCCAGCAACCTCAG GCTGCTGTTAATGTTTGGGATATCTGCCGGCGTGGCTGTGTGTAATTACTTCATCCCGTCAACACTGGGTGTGGTTCTCTTTTCTATCTCTACGGGATTTCTGCTGAGCCTGGACCTCAGCCAAGTTGGCACACTCTGCAGAGGTCCCAGGGCAGCGTTTGGGGGCCGTGGATTTCGCAGAGGGGGGtcgccacctcctcctcccagtAATTTTGGCTGGAATCTGGGCTGCAGGGAGCTGCTGCTATATTTGAGCCTGTTTCTGGTGGCAGTGGCAGAGGCAGGGCTGTTGCATCACTTCCTTGGTTTAACTCAGTCCCAGAGCTTGGTTACGGGACCCCAGGCTCCTGTTAGTTACCTCCTCCTCGTACTCTTCTGCCTCTGCTGGGCTCTCAGAGAGATCCAGGGGGCCTATGTATTTGGGGGGGTGTTCCTCAATCCCCTGTACCCTAAAGGCATGTCCAGTGTGCAGACCTTTAAGCAGAGGAACAGAGGATTATACATTGCTGCAGCAATCAGAAGAGTCCTTCTTTATCTTG TGTCTCCATTTGCAATGATTGCTTTCCTGTCTATGGACAAATCTCTGCAGCTGCTTCACAGGGCTTCCCTCAGTGTGGGATTCACACGAGCCTTTAGAGTG GTGTGGCAGAATTCAGAGGATGCGCTGCTGCAAATGGTAGTGGTGGTCTTGGTGCAGCTTGCAGCTGGAAACAAAATGCTGCCAGGGTGGGACAACCTGGGCACTGGAGTTCAGCTTCTTCTG GTGGGCCTCCTGATTGACAGACTGACCCAGTTCCTCGCCAAGCTAAAGTTCACCCTGACTGTGTTGGTGACATCTTGGACAGAGAAGAAGCAGCGCCGTCAGTCGGCTGGAACCCTCTTGGCTCTGAATGCCTCCCTATGCCCACTGCTGCTGGTGGTCGTGACCCTGTCTGCCCTGCTCTCTGCCCCTCTGCTGCCCCTCTTCACCTTGCCTATCTTCCTGGTGGGGTTCCCCAGGCCTCAGCGCAGTTGGCCAGGCCCCGTGGGTACCGCCTGTCCTTGCCCGGACTCAATCTTCTACCAGCAGATGAGCGGAAGTTTGGCCACTGCTTTGAGGACGGCCTTTGCAAGAGGGTCACTGG GTTCTTTAGCTCCAGGCTCTCATTTTCTTGGGCGCTTTCAGGACCGTATGGTTTGGATAATGATCCTGGAGAGAGGATATGGCTACTGTACAGTGAACATTAAG GGTCTGGAGCTGCAGGAGACATCTTGCCACACAGTGGAGGCACGGAGGGTTGATGAGGTGTTTGAGGCTGCTTTTGAGTGCCCTGAGCGGCTTGGTTTCACCCAGGGTTTTAACCTGCACTGGGGGAATGCCCTCACCCCTTGTGCTGCCCTTGCAGTGCAAGTCTACTCTGATGCCCGAAATGTGCTCTCTGGCATCATTGACTCTCATGACAACCTGAGGAAACTTCAGGATGACTTTCTGAAAGCACTGATCTGGTTGCTCCTCCGATACTGTGTGCAGAAGCATAAAGGATTTCTATGGAGCAGTGAAGAAGGGCCTGGGGTTGGAGGCAGGAAGTCCCAGTCTTCCCAGTTGGCCCAGACCACTTGTAACCAGCTACCTGAGGCTGTGATTGTGGAATCCAATGTGTCTTCGCTCAGGTTCAGACAGGACAGCTCCAGTTTGACCTCCTTTGGGGATTGGTCAGATGAGGATGACTTATTTGGACCTCAACCAGCCAGGCGGACAGTGGCATTAGTGACAGCAGAGGCCCAGCCTGGACATGCAGTGCTGCAGACAGGGGCCTCTCTGCCAGGCTCTGTGGAGATGGACAGTCTTTTTGAAAATATGGCTCTCTCTGCCCTGCAGCCACTGCAGCCTCTGGGTCTGGGCATCGGGATGCCAGCAGTGGATAAAGGCTGTATCCCAGAGGTCTTCAGAGAGAGTGCCGGCGCACTCCCTCAGCTGAACTTCAGCTGCCCCCAGTCGGAGGTGTTCAACCTACCAACAGGGTGGAGGACTGCGCCTTTGCTACCATCCCGCTTGCTGCAGCTCAGGCCTTTGTTTCCTGAGGACTGGTTTCGGTTCACCTTAGGGCAGTTTGGGCCTGCTGTGCAGGGCGAGACCTCCGAGGACATGACCAAAGCCCTGAAGGAGGATGAAGCCTTGAAAGAGCTGCACGCACAGGTTGCACTTTCATGTCTCATCTCACTGGGGGCAGAGTCTGCCTTCACCAGTCCCAGTTACGTCTACAGACTCTATTGTGGAGATATACCATGGACAGAAGGACTCGACTGGCTCTCCTCAAGTAAAGAACTTTACCATCTCGCGCTTAGGGCTTTCAG GTTCAGTTTCAAGCTGCTGTTTGATCAAGCAAGTCTAGGGCCCATGGAGTCCCCTGAGGAATTGTTCAGCACTTTGGAGGAATATGAAAGGGACTGGTACATTGGCCTGGTGACAGAGAAAGGCTGGCACGACAGTGTCCTTCAGGAGAAACCCTTCCTATTCTCTCTTGGACACGACCTCGCTATG GGGACCTACACAGGGCGAGTCCTGTCCCTGCAGGAACAGCTGGTGCAGGTAGGCCGTCTGAATGGAGAGGGGGTGCGAGGCCAGTGGGCAAACCTTTCCTGGGAGCTCCTGTATGCTACTAATGATGACGAGGAGCGTTACAGCATCCAGGCTCACCCTTTCATGCTAAGAAACCTAACTGTCCAGGCAGCTGATCCCCCTCTAGGATACCCCATTTACTCCTCAGCCCCCCTTCACTTCCCCTGTCTCTGA
- the dhrs7 gene encoding dehydrogenase/reductase SDR family member 7: MDCCIVSALCCFISLYLLLHLLCFIFADADFTLLWASLLGHRPENKLKGLVVWVTGASSGIGEELAHQLARCGSRLILSARREDELNRVKRCCLECSGLRDEDICVLPLDLLDRTSHEEKTKAAIQYFGHIDVLINNGGRSQRSLCLETSVDVYQALMELNFLGTVSISKQVLPHMTQQGTGSIVTVSSVVGLAGAPLATGYSASKHALQGFFNSLRTEMTDFPNILISTVCPGPVQSQIVQNAFTEELNKPVAAAGNQEHKMPTSRCVRLMLVGISNGVKEMWIAQQPFLLFYYAWQYAPTFAWFITNMLGRKRVQNFKAGLDADSAYFTKPKTS, encoded by the exons ATGGACTGTTGCATTGTATCTGCActgtgttgttttatttcactttatttactTCTTCActtgctgtgttttattttcgCGGATGCAGACTTCACTCTGCTTTGGGCAAGTCTGTTAGGACACAGGCCAG AGAATAAGCTGAAAGGGCTGGTGGTGTGGGTCACTGGAGCCTCCAGTGGTATTGGAGAGGAGCTGGCACACCAGCTAGCAAGGTGTGGGTCACGTCTCATCCTGTCTGCTCGACGCGAGGATGAGCTAAATAGGGTGAAACGTTGCTGTttag AGTGCTCCGGCCTCCGGGATGAAGATATTTGTGTTCTTCCACTTGATTTGTTGGATAGGACATCGCACgaggaaaaaacaaaagcagcgATTCAGTACTTTGGACAT ATTGATGTCTTAATTAACAATGGCGGCCGAAGCCAGCGCTCTCTGTGCTTAGAGACCAGTGTTGATGTTTATCAGGCCTTGATGGAGCTCAACTTCCTGGGTACCGTCTCCATCTCCAAGCAGGTGCTGCCTCACATGACGCAGCAAGGCACTGGGAGCATTGTGACTGTCAGCAGCGTAGTCGGCCTTGCTGGGGCACCCCTGGCAACGGGATACTCTGCCAGCAAACATGCTCTTCAG GGCTTCTTTAATTCCCTTCGGACTGAGATGACTGACTTTCCAAACATACTCATCAGCACAGTGTGTCCAGGGCCAGTGCAGTCACAGATTGTCCAAAATGCCTTCACAGAGGAACTGAACAAG CCTGTGGCAGCAGCTGGTAACCAGGAGCACAAGATGCCAACAAGTCGCTGTGTGCGTTTAATGCTGGTGGGAATTTCCAATGGTGTCAAGGAAATGTGGATTGCACAGCAGCCCTTTCTCCTGTTTTACTACGCCTGGCAGTACGCTCCCACATTTGCCTGGTTCATCACAAACATGTTGGGCCGAAAAAGGGTGCAGAATTTCAAAGCTGGCCTG GATGCGGACTCTGCATATTTCACTAAGCCCAAGACCTCCTGA